Within Deinococcus actinosclerus, the genomic segment TCGCCTTCCTTGGAGAGCTTCTCCAGCGGCGGCAGGGTGGTCGTGAGCAGCTGGATGACGATACTGGCCGTGATGTACGGCAGCACGCCCAGCGCGAAGATCGAGAACTGCGAAAGATTGCCCCCCGAGATCATGCTGATCAGGCCGAACAGGCCGCCGCCGGTGGCACTGCTCAGCGCGGCGCTGTTGACCCCTGGTGTGGGAATGCTGCTCCCCAGCCGGTACACGGCGAGGAGCAGCAGGGTGAAGACAATCTTCCGCTGAAGATCCGGAATCCGGAATGCGTCGCGGAAGGCGCGAAGCATTTACTCCGCCTTCTCGGCTTCGTTCGCTTCGGGCAGGATGACTTTGCCGCCGGCCGCTTCCACGGCCTTCACGGCGCCTTCGCTGGCGGCGTCCACGTGAATGGTCACGGCGCGGGCGATCTCGCCGCTGCCGAGCAGCTTCACGGGGCGGTTCTTGCGGCGCACGAGGCCCGCGAGTTCCAGCACGTTGCGGTCGATGGTGGCGTCCTCGATGTTCGCCAGCTGCGCCAGGTTCACGACTTCGAACGTCACGCCGACGTTGTTGAAGCCGCGCTTGGGCAGACGGGCGATC encodes:
- the rplO gene encoding 50S ribosomal protein L15 encodes the protein MKLHELKPHAGSRKAKKRVGRGPGGTDKTAGRGHKGQKSRSGAGKGSFFEGGRSRLIARLPKRGFNNVGVTFEVVNLAQLANIEDATIDRNVLELAGLVRRKNRPVKLLGSGEIARAVTIHVDAASEGAVKAVEAAGGKVILPEANEAEKAE